A DNA window from Vigna unguiculata cultivar IT97K-499-35 chromosome 10, ASM411807v1, whole genome shotgun sequence contains the following coding sequences:
- the LOC114167222 gene encoding TMV resistance protein N-like isoform X4: MASSIPPTEFASSTSKLPRKYDVLINFTGEDIRRKFVSHLDYALSTVGLTTFLHEENAVNDMHIQQPILNLCRVAIVVFTKTYSQSAWCLHQLQQIIKWQETYSRHVFPVYYEIQPSDVRFQKGDFGETFKATAQKTFSGQQLEHGMSRWSHALTKAANLFGWDESNYRSDAELVDKIVKGVLNLPVFSATKFPVGLQSCVKDVIQIIKNKSREVCIIGIWGEGGSGKTTLAKAIYHQLHGTFTQKSFIEDIAQVIQTRGHVHLQEQLLSDVLNTKMEIRSVEMGKKMIRVKLSGKKLLIVLDNTKYDPLLDLYDSHVWFAKGTVILITAREEHLLRIHQVDSIFRMNLLSTNESLELLSWHAFREEKPKEEYNDLAKRVVVYCGGLPLVLEVIGSCLYERTKEEWNRLLLQLDKSPQHEVSQTLKISYEGLLNQTEKDLFLDVCCFFVGKGRTFVTKILNDCGVDADSGIRILIERNLIQVKKNNKLGMQPLLQKMGRKIIREISGKELGKNARLWFGQDAENDLLENTLFSSQQTKVIQRLSLKMFLIATRELLERYPSMVRDTSRLLRLSRDFGKLRWISLHGFSSENLPKDIYLHDAIAIDLKNSFLRFVWKEPQVLRSLRVLNLSHSMYLRETPDFSGLPRLEQLILKDCPSLRKVHHSIGCLNNLVLLNLKDCTSLSNLPRELYKLKSLNTLILSGCSKIDLLEKYIVQMESLIILIAENAAVKQVPISIVSSKNIGYIFLRGCEGFSFNLFPSIIRSWISPIMNPLSYIHSICMDIEDNGWNDFAPLLSTLANLRSVSVQCDTEFQLSKLVETILIEYGVNISKSEISQQHFKYSLIGVGRCKDFFNAVSDIISKVIMILIGSATWVRVVLFFSPCLEIMT; encoded by the exons ATGGCGTCTTCAATTCCTCCCACAGAATTCGCCTCTTCAACTTCCAAACTCCCACGGAAGTACGATGTGCTCATCAACTTCACAGGAGAAGACATCCGCAGGAAATTTGTTTCTCATCTCGATTATGCTCTCTCTACTGTTGGGCTCACTACTTTCCTTCATGAGGAGAATGCAGTGAATGACATGCACATCCAACAACCTATTCTCAATCTGTGTCGGGTAGCAATAGTTGTTTTCACCAAAACCTATTCTCAATCTGCTTGGTGTCTTCATCAGCTCCAACAAATCATCAAATGGCAAGAAACTTATTCCCGACATGTTTTTCCTGTATATTACGAAATTCAGCCATCCGATGTACGTTTTCAGAAGGGTGATTTTGGAGAAACATTCAAAGCAACTGCACAAAAAACATTTTCAGGACAACAACTGGAGCATGGCATGTCCAGGTGGAGCCACGCACTCACCAAAGCAGCAAATTTATTTGGATGGGATGAGAGCAATTACAG GAGTGATGCTGAACTTGTGGACAAAATTGTTAAGGGCGTTCTTAATTTACCAGTCTTCTCTGCTACTAAATTTCCAGTTGGATTACAATCCTGCGTGAAAGATGtgattcaaattataaaaaataaatccagGGAAGTTTGTATAATAGGAATATGGGGAGAGGGAGGATCGGGTAAAACCACCCTTGCCAAAGCTATCTACCATCAACTTCATGGTACATTCACACAGAAAAGTTTTATTGAAGATATTGCACAAGTTATTCAAACAAGAGGGCATGTTCATTTACAAGAACAACTACTTTCGGATGTCCTAAACACAAAGATGGAGATACGCAGCGTTGAGATGGGAAAAAAAATGATTCGGGTAAAACTTTCCGGGAAAAAATTGCTCATCGTACTTGACAATACTAAATACGATCCATTATTAGACCTATACGATAGTCATGTTTGGTTCGCTAAAGGAACTGTCATACTAATTACAGCAAGAGAAGAACACCTACTAAGGATACATCAAGTTGATTCTATTTTCCGGATGAATCTGTTGAGCACAAATGAGTCCCTTGAGCTTCTTAGTTGGCATGCATTTAGAGAAGAAAAACCAAAAGAAGAATACAATGACCTTGCAAAAAGAGTAGTTGTTTATTGTGGAGGACTACCGCTAGTTCTTGAAGTCATTGGAAGTTGTTTGTATGAAAGGACGAAAGAAGAATGGAATAGATTATTGTTACAATTAGACAAAAGTCCCCAACATGAAGTTTCACAGACATTGAAAATAAGCTACGAAGGTTTACTTAATCAAACGGAAAAAGATTTATTCCTTGATGTATGTTGTTTCTTTGTTGGTAAAGGCAGAACCTTTGTTACAAAGATTCTAAATGATTGTGGAGTAGATGCTGATAGTGGAATAAGAATTCTCATTGAGCGTAACCTCATACAAgtaaaaaagaataacaaattAGGAATGCAACCGTTGCTACAAAAAATGGGAAGAAAAATTATTCGTGAAATTTCAGGAAAGGAACTTGGAAAGAACGCTCGACTATGGTTTGGTCAGGATGCAGAAAATGATCTGTTAGAGAACACT cTCTTCTCATCACAGCAGACAAAAGTCATTCAGAGATTGtctttgaaaatgtttttaatagCCACAAGAGAGTTATTGGAACGTTATCCTTCAATGGTAAGAGACACATCAAGGCTTCTGAGACTCAGTAGAGATTTTGGTAAATTGAGATGGATCAGTTTGCATGGGTTTTCTTCAGAAAACCTACCTAAAGACATTTATCTGCATGATGCAATAGcgattgatttaaaaaacaGTTTTCTCCGATTCGTCTGGAAAGAACCTCAG GTTTTGAGGTCGCTAAGAGTCCTTAATCTTAGTCACTCCATGTACTTGAGAGAAACTCCTGACTTTTCCGGACTACCACGTCTTGAACAGCTCATTCTCAAAGATTGTCCAAGCTTGCGTAAAGTACACCATTCTATTGGATGTCTCAACAATCTTGTATTGCTAAATTTGAAGGACTGTACAAGTCTAAGCAATCTCCCAAGAGAGTTATACAAGTTAAAATCATTAAACACTCTCATTCTCTCTGGTTGTTCGAAGATCGACCTATTGGAAAAATATATAGTGCAAATGGAGTCCTTGATAATTCTAATTGCTGAAAATGCAGCTGTGAAACAAGTGCCCATTTCAATTGTAAGCTCAAAAAACATTGGATATATATTTCTACGTGGATGTGAGGGATTTTCATTTAATCTTTTTCCTTCTATCATTCGGTCTTGGATATCACCAATAATGAATCCCTTATCTTATATTCACTCAATTTGCATGGATATTGAGGATAATGGTTGGAATGATTTTGCACCATTGCTTAGCACCCTCGCAAATCTTCGAAGTGTTTCGGTACAATGTGACACCGAGTTTCAATTATCTAAGCTTGTTGAAACTATTCTGATCGAATATGGagtaaatatttcaaaatcagaAATTTCACAGCAGCACTTCAAGTATTCTTTGATTGGTGTTGGAAGATGCAAGGATTTCTTCAATGCTGTCAGTGATATCATTTCTAAG GTGATAATGATCCTTATTGGTTCGGCCACATGGGTGAGGGTCGTTCTGTTTTTTTCACCGTGCCTCGAGATCATGACTTGA